A stretch of the Archangium violaceum genome encodes the following:
- the gltC gene encoding adventurous gliding motility protein GltC — protein sequence MKRLLRPLCLATLGLSLAWATPSPAQSFEGLDISQPKKKKKKPTRKSSRGKKPTAAQSSEDESDSDSSESSAAGDASSVAAPADSGAAAGTASTPVPAAAEAPASSPPSMGLDLTADVPPPAAPTMSFDAVDVSGKSGDRQRLDVAISLFKNEEYEKAAMSSFEMLQDSKLAGLHLEARYVLAKALYRMGLYHSSLGEFSKILAVGPETKFFRTSLEWLFFISRKTKNETVILDEIARYANQEFPERFRSEFHYLLARYHFVRGKALDQVGRSEDADKSFNEVKRLALLIPKTDVFYPRAKYLEGLSFFRFGNRAKSAAEKRTDINTVGAIEAMKEIIRVTRSNAGLDTEQISANQKLRELAFMQLARTHYGMQQNRYALFYFNKVERGTSQWLESMFEASWANYRVGQYEQALGNLITLSSPFFREEYFPEAMILKAVIYYENCRYRESSLILQDFERTYLPVHDQLELITRKQMEASEYYGVLSDVQKKNKEGLEKSETDVILERILRLALTDQDLKKTNESILELEGEMDAFGEKGDTFRYSELSKQLLEGLKVQRTSLIEKAGIMAKGKLETELVGLKQLLANGLRIKFETVSKEKEFLEEQLKAGGQVSIVKKYRYSVAVADDQLYWPYEGEYWRDELGTYQYTLTKGCIQRDTANRTIQASESN from the coding sequence ATGAAACGTCTGCTCCGGCCCCTCTGTCTCGCCACCCTCGGGCTCTCGTTGGCGTGGGCGACGCCCTCGCCCGCTCAGAGCTTCGAGGGTCTGGATATCTCCCAGCCCAAGAAGAAGAAGAAGAAGCCCACGCGCAAGTCGTCGCGCGGCAAGAAGCCCACGGCCGCCCAGTCCTCCGAGGACGAGTCCGACTCGGACTCCTCGGAATCCAGCGCCGCGGGTGACGCGTCCTCCGTCGCCGCTCCCGCCGACTCGGGCGCGGCGGCTGGCACTGCGTCCACGCCTGTGCCCGCTGCCGCGGAGGCTCCGGCCTCGTCCCCTCCGTCCATGGGGTTGGATCTGACGGCGGACGTTCCGCCCCCGGCCGCGCCCACCATGTCCTTCGACGCGGTGGACGTGTCCGGCAAGAGCGGTGATCGCCAGCGCCTGGACGTCGCCATCTCCCTCTTCAAGAACGAGGAGTACGAGAAGGCGGCGATGAGCTCCTTCGAGATGCTCCAGGACTCCAAGCTCGCCGGCCTCCACCTGGAGGCGCGCTACGTGCTGGCCAAGGCCCTCTACCGCATGGGGCTCTACCACTCGTCGCTGGGTGAGTTCTCGAAGATCCTCGCCGTGGGTCCGGAGACGAAGTTCTTCCGCACCAGCCTGGAGTGGCTCTTCTTCATCAGCCGCAAGACGAAGAACGAGACCGTCATCCTGGATGAGATCGCCCGCTACGCGAACCAGGAGTTCCCCGAGCGCTTCCGCAGCGAGTTCCATTACCTGCTGGCCCGCTACCACTTCGTGCGTGGCAAGGCGTTGGATCAGGTGGGCCGCTCGGAGGACGCGGACAAGAGCTTCAACGAGGTGAAGCGGCTGGCGCTGCTCATCCCGAAGACGGACGTGTTCTACCCCCGGGCCAAGTACCTCGAGGGTCTGTCCTTCTTCCGCTTCGGCAACCGGGCGAAGAGCGCCGCCGAGAAGCGCACGGACATCAACACCGTGGGCGCCATCGAGGCCATGAAGGAGATCATCCGCGTCACCCGCTCCAACGCGGGCCTGGACACCGAGCAGATCTCCGCGAACCAGAAGCTGCGCGAGCTGGCCTTCATGCAGCTGGCGCGCACCCACTACGGCATGCAGCAGAACCGCTACGCGCTCTTCTATTTCAACAAGGTGGAGCGCGGCACGTCTCAGTGGCTGGAGTCCATGTTCGAGGCCAGCTGGGCCAACTACCGCGTGGGCCAGTACGAGCAGGCGCTCGGCAACCTCATCACCCTGTCCTCGCCCTTCTTCCGGGAGGAGTACTTCCCCGAGGCGATGATCCTCAAGGCCGTCATCTATTACGAGAACTGCCGCTACCGCGAGTCCAGCCTCATCCTCCAGGACTTCGAGCGCACCTACCTGCCCGTTCATGATCAGCTCGAGCTGATTACGAGGAAGCAGATGGAGGCCAGCGAGTACTACGGCGTGCTCTCCGACGTGCAGAAGAAGAACAAGGAGGGCCTGGAGAAGAGCGAGACGGACGTCATCCTCGAGCGCATCCTCCGGCTGGCCCTCACGGACCAGGATCTGAAGAAGACGAACGAGTCCATCCTCGAGCTGGAGGGCGAGATGGACGCCTTCGGCGAGAAGGGTGACACCTTCCGTTACTCCGAGCTGTCCAAGCAGCTGCTCGAGGGCCTCAAGGTGCAGCGCACCAGCCTCATCGAGAAGGCCGGCATCATGGCCAAGGGCAAGCTGGAGACGGAACTGGTGGGCCTCAAGCAGCTCCTGGCGAACGGCCTGCGCATCAAGTTCGAGACCGTCTCCAAGGAGAAGGAGTTCCTCGAGGAGCAGCTCAAGGCCGGCGGCCAGGTCTCCATCGTGAAGAAGTACCGGTACTCGGTCGCCGTGGCGGACGACCAGCTCTACTGGCCGTACGAGGGCGAGTACTGGCGCGATGAGCTGGGCACCTACCAGTACACGCTCACCAAGGGCTGCATTCAGCGCGACACGGCCAACCGGACCATCCAGGCCAGCGAGTCCAACTGA
- the plsX gene encoding phosphate acyltransferase PlsX produces MATKLVTIAFDVMGSDHGPAEVVRGAAQLSLESPHIHVLLVGDRALIDDALAETRHNGERISVQHASEFVAMDEKPAEALARKHDASVSVAARLVAEGEADALVSAGNTGAGVLSCARHFQLLPGVRRAALAAVYPTRARHGDKADPFSLILDVGATVEATAEDLVTFAVMGAAYARIISRNENPKVALLSNGTESTKGPRHVVEAHSRLAALSGLQFIGNVEGVDIPKGTADVVVTDGFVGNVCLKMLEGVHETVVELAQYAYKESLRWRAGLAMLSGGIQRIKDITDWEQYGGAPVLGFDRIFIKAHGRSKAQAIANAGKVAAKAVAHELGTAIQQGLAR; encoded by the coding sequence ATGGCCACCAAGCTCGTCACCATTGCGTTCGACGTGATGGGGAGCGATCACGGCCCCGCGGAAGTCGTCAGGGGGGCCGCGCAGCTCTCGTTGGAGTCTCCTCACATCCACGTGTTGCTGGTGGGGGATAGAGCCCTCATCGACGACGCGCTCGCCGAGACGCGGCACAACGGCGAGCGCATCTCGGTGCAGCATGCCTCCGAGTTCGTCGCCATGGACGAGAAGCCGGCCGAGGCGTTGGCGCGCAAGCACGACGCGTCCGTGTCGGTGGCGGCGCGGCTCGTGGCCGAGGGCGAGGCGGATGCGCTCGTGTCCGCCGGTAACACGGGCGCGGGCGTGCTGTCCTGCGCCCGGCACTTCCAGCTGCTGCCGGGCGTGCGGCGCGCGGCGCTCGCGGCGGTGTACCCCACGCGGGCCCGTCACGGCGACAAGGCGGACCCGTTCTCGCTCATCCTCGACGTGGGCGCCACGGTGGAGGCCACCGCGGAGGACCTGGTGACGTTCGCGGTGATGGGGGCGGCCTACGCGCGCATCATCTCGCGCAACGAGAACCCCAAGGTGGCGCTGCTGTCCAACGGCACCGAGTCCACCAAGGGCCCGCGTCACGTGGTGGAGGCGCACTCGAGGCTCGCGGCGCTCTCCGGGCTGCAGTTCATCGGGAACGTGGAGGGCGTGGACATCCCCAAGGGCACGGCGGACGTGGTGGTGACGGACGGCTTCGTCGGTAACGTCTGTCTGAAGATGCTGGAAGGCGTGCACGAGACGGTGGTGGAGCTGGCCCAGTACGCGTACAAGGAGAGCCTGCGCTGGCGGGCCGGACTGGCCATGCTGTCCGGTGGCATCCAGCGCATCAAGGACATCACCGATTGGGAGCAGTACGGGGGTGCACCGGTGCTCGGGTTCGATCGGATCTTCATCAAGGCCCATGGCCGTTCGAAGGCACAAGCCATCGCCAACGCCGGCAAGGTGGCCGCCAAGGCGGTGGCCCATGAGCTCGGCACGGCCATCCAGCAGGGTCTGGCGCGGTGA
- a CDS encoding phosphatase domain-containing protein, with protein MSLPDRIDPRPPRRIYRWDLDKTYLQTEFDSLRDLLRTAFQKAHEKQAVPGASALIRELAENGDSRLCIVSGSPKQMRSVLEEKLKLDGVVWDEFVLKDNVGNLMRGRFRALRGQVGYKLPAILESRANAPVEAEEVLFGDDAEADAFIYSLFADMVAGRVDERVLTQILEAAAVYPDEAERVLAAWKKIPVSDPVRRIFIHLDRLTPPAHFANYGPRVVPIFNYFQAALVLLADGHLTAPQVIKIAVEMVQTAGHNIITLSNSFQDLLRRGLPLQQAAAALVQALEGPNALMQALRPMPDIISAFTKRLAALGTPPPPPPVQAVDYLELIHHALPRTHKARKTQ; from the coding sequence GTGAGCCTTCCGGATCGCATCGACCCCAGGCCCCCGCGCCGCATCTACCGCTGGGACCTGGACAAGACGTACCTGCAGACGGAGTTCGACTCGCTGCGGGATCTGCTGCGCACGGCCTTCCAGAAGGCCCACGAGAAGCAGGCCGTGCCGGGGGCATCCGCGCTCATCCGCGAGTTGGCGGAGAACGGGGACTCGCGCCTGTGCATCGTCTCCGGAAGCCCCAAGCAGATGCGCTCGGTGCTGGAGGAGAAGCTCAAGCTGGACGGCGTGGTGTGGGACGAGTTCGTCCTCAAGGACAACGTGGGCAACCTGATGCGCGGGCGCTTCCGCGCCCTGCGCGGGCAGGTCGGCTACAAGCTGCCCGCCATCCTGGAGAGCCGCGCCAACGCGCCCGTGGAGGCCGAGGAGGTTCTCTTCGGGGATGACGCCGAGGCGGACGCCTTCATCTACTCGCTCTTCGCGGACATGGTCGCCGGGCGCGTGGACGAGCGGGTGCTCACGCAGATCCTCGAGGCGGCGGCGGTGTACCCGGACGAGGCCGAGCGGGTGCTCGCCGCGTGGAAGAAGATTCCCGTGTCGGATCCGGTGCGGCGCATCTTCATCCACCTGGATCGGCTGACGCCGCCGGCGCACTTCGCCAACTACGGCCCGCGCGTGGTGCCCATCTTCAACTACTTCCAGGCCGCGCTGGTGCTGCTCGCAGATGGCCACCTGACGGCCCCGCAGGTCATCAAGATCGCGGTGGAGATGGTGCAGACGGCGGGACACAACATCATCACGCTGTCCAACTCGTTCCAGGACCTGCTGCGCCGGGGCCTGCCGCTGCAGCAGGCGGCGGCGGCGCTGGTGCAGGCGCTGGAGGGGCCCAACGCGCTCATGCAGGCGCTGCGGCCGATGCCGGACATCATCTCGGCGTTCACCAAGCGGCTCGCCGCGCTGGGGACTCCGCCGCCTCCGCCGCCGGTGCAGGCGGTGGACTACCTGGAGCTCATCCACCACGCGCTTCCGCGGACGCACAAGGCGCGGAAGACGCAGTAG
- a CDS encoding sugar nucleotide-binding protein, producing MKAIVTGANGTVGSRLCEHLRSLGVEVVRWERDRVPVDDYWAMEGFVRSVAPDVLFHLATASRPTGRPNESWLVNYEWTSELAWITRQLGVRFVFSSTAMVFSDQARGPFTVDSVPEAPEGYGYEKRRAEERVFQQNPEARVARLGWQIDDQPSGNNMLAALETQMRERGRVEASTRWFPACSFLDDTVRALLALAWAEPGLYLLDANERWTYYEIVRALNERHGGRWQVEPTEHFVFDQRMMDDRVVLPSLKARLPGLG from the coding sequence ATGAAGGCCATCGTCACGGGTGCGAACGGGACTGTCGGCTCCCGGTTGTGCGAGCACCTGCGGAGCCTCGGTGTCGAGGTGGTCCGCTGGGAGCGCGACCGGGTCCCGGTGGATGACTATTGGGCGATGGAGGGCTTCGTGCGCTCGGTGGCGCCGGACGTGCTCTTCCACCTGGCGACGGCCTCCCGGCCCACGGGCCGGCCCAACGAGTCGTGGCTCGTCAACTACGAGTGGACGAGCGAGCTCGCGTGGATCACCCGGCAGTTGGGCGTACGCTTCGTGTTCTCCAGCACGGCGATGGTGTTCTCGGACCAGGCGCGCGGGCCCTTCACGGTGGACTCGGTGCCGGAGGCGCCCGAGGGCTACGGGTACGAGAAGCGGCGCGCCGAGGAGCGGGTCTTCCAGCAGAACCCCGAGGCGCGCGTGGCGCGACTGGGATGGCAGATCGACGACCAGCCCTCGGGCAACAACATGCTGGCCGCGCTCGAGACGCAGATGCGCGAGCGGGGCCGGGTGGAGGCGAGCACGCGGTGGTTTCCCGCCTGCTCCTTCCTGGATGACACCGTGCGGGCGCTGCTGGCTCTCGCGTGGGCGGAGCCGGGGCTCTACCTGCTCGACGCGAACGAGCGGTGGACGTACTACGAGATCGTCCGCGCGCTGAACGAGCGGCACGGTGGCCGGTGGCAGGTGGAGCCCACCGAGCACTTCGTGTTCGACCAGCGCATGATGGACGACCGGGTGGTGCTGCCCTCGCTCAAGGCCCGGCTTCCGGGCCTGGGTTGA
- a CDS encoding HAD family hydrolase: protein MSIHAVIFDRDGVLTYFDFAPALELFRDLPRIPFEAVRQHWFSWCRVTGTPRTVEAERQFLAGFWDELCDEWSLDAGVRERFHRFDYTRTIRAFSDARPTLLAVRERGLRVGVLSNFPMASIEASLTAAGLGDLVDVTCAAPVIGASKPEPAAYLHALAALGVSADECLLVDDEEACVEGARAVGIRAFLLDRAASGRGGGAATLGGLEALSPMLDMRLHEGTP from the coding sequence ATGTCAATCCATGCCGTAATTTTCGACCGCGACGGTGTGCTGACGTATTTTGATTTCGCGCCGGCGTTGGAACTCTTTCGTGACTTGCCTCGGATTCCATTCGAGGCGGTGCGCCAGCACTGGTTCTCGTGGTGCCGCGTTACCGGAACCCCGCGCACCGTGGAGGCCGAGCGCCAGTTCCTCGCGGGCTTCTGGGATGAGCTCTGTGACGAGTGGTCCCTGGATGCGGGGGTGCGCGAGCGGTTCCACCGGTTCGATTACACGCGGACGATCCGTGCCTTCTCGGACGCCCGACCCACGCTGCTCGCCGTGCGCGAGCGGGGCCTCCGGGTCGGGGTCCTCTCCAATTTCCCCATGGCCAGCATCGAGGCATCACTGACGGCCGCGGGGCTGGGCGACCTGGTCGACGTGACGTGTGCGGCGCCCGTCATCGGGGCGTCCAAGCCGGAACCCGCGGCCTACCTCCATGCCCTGGCGGCCCTGGGCGTCTCCGCGGACGAGTGCCTGCTGGTCGATGACGAGGAGGCCTGTGTCGAGGGCGCGCGGGCCGTGGGCATCCGCGCGTTCCTCCTGGATCGCGCGGCATCTGGTCGCGGAGGAGGAGCGGCCACGCTTGGCGGCCTGGAAGCGCTCTCCCCGATGCTGGACATGCGCCTTCATGAGGGGACGCCATGA
- a CDS encoding polyprenyl synthetase family protein yields the protein MIHEAVVPPSSGQPVLFPGKFQGIFSRVRSRYAPLLEEARATLRALPVPSAVREFYTYGVLEHAQPSFMLLPLMYLIMAEHAGGITPRHRRYLPWYMLAMELVAVLDDTVDHTPFRSGRMTYPRRFGESSAASFSGFLMSTLFRKTAETEPVLLPLVADLFEQLCALQTWENHSRYPETSPEVLARWLQYHYDAVAPAIAQAFNGALALHGREPIPREVCTRFGDLMQDVDDIVNFLEKREADGENDDLKMGIVTQMLLATVRADGSAREALEALWSPYRALPLVSQEEFSVGLEHCHQRTRAEYQRMAELLRRQGLPVALRKVLADAEACVEATPAPLRPCMRDMVQAFVNRLHFFGLPGHMPTPRLE from the coding sequence ATGATTCACGAGGCCGTTGTCCCCCCTTCCTCCGGGCAGCCCGTCCTCTTCCCGGGGAAGTTCCAGGGCATCTTCTCGCGGGTGCGCTCGCGTTATGCCCCGCTGTTGGAGGAGGCCCGGGCGACCCTGCGCGCCCTGCCGGTCCCGTCCGCGGTCCGCGAGTTCTACACCTACGGAGTCCTGGAGCATGCGCAGCCATCGTTCATGCTGCTGCCGTTGATGTACCTCATCATGGCGGAGCACGCGGGTGGCATCACTCCCCGGCATCGCCGCTACCTGCCGTGGTACATGCTCGCGATGGAGCTGGTGGCCGTCCTCGATGACACCGTGGATCACACACCCTTCCGCTCGGGCCGGATGACGTACCCCCGGCGGTTCGGCGAGTCCTCCGCGGCCTCCTTCTCCGGCTTCCTGATGAGCACCCTCTTCCGGAAGACCGCCGAGACGGAGCCGGTGCTGCTGCCACTCGTGGCGGACCTGTTCGAGCAGCTCTGCGCGCTGCAGACCTGGGAAAACCACTCCCGCTATCCCGAGACCTCGCCGGAGGTGCTTGCCCGCTGGCTCCAGTACCACTACGACGCGGTGGCTCCCGCGATCGCGCAGGCGTTCAACGGGGCGCTGGCGCTCCATGGCCGCGAGCCCATTCCTCGCGAGGTGTGCACCCGTTTCGGGGACCTCATGCAGGACGTGGACGACATCGTGAACTTCCTGGAGAAGCGTGAGGCGGACGGGGAGAACGACGATTTGAAGATGGGGATCGTCACCCAGATGCTGCTGGCCACGGTCCGCGCGGACGGTTCGGCACGGGAGGCCCTGGAGGCGCTGTGGAGCCCCTATCGGGCGCTGCCCCTGGTCTCCCAGGAGGAGTTCTCGGTGGGCCTGGAGCACTGCCACCAGCGGACCCGGGCCGAGTACCAACGGATGGCGGAGTTGCTTCGGCGCCAGGGTCTGCCGGTCGCTCTGCGGAAGGTGCTCGCGGACGCGGAGGCTTGCGTCGAGGCCACTCCCGCTCCGCTGCGGCCGTGCATGCGTGACATGGTCCAGGCGTTCGTCAACCGACTGCACTTCTTCGGACTGCCGGGCCACATGCCCACGCCTCGCTTGGAATGA
- a CDS encoding dicarboxylate/amino acid:cation symporter yields the protein MKLVSWWFRIPFWQRVLGGFVLGALAGWGMGEAAGPWLQPLGTLYVNLIRMIATPLVFFAVIHAVSALHGQKSVAALGGKTFLWFAVTAALAVGVGLGTAALLRPGLGVGTLFMAEGYKPREVPGPVQVLLGVVPTNPFAALAEGKILQVIFFAGLLGFALVKLGEKTARLRALVGEASEAMIQVTRFVLELTPLGTFGLIAALVGTYGFERLLPLGRFVLALYVACALHLVFVYGGLLLAHGLNPLRFFRGAAPGMQVAFVSSSSFASMPVALRSVTHNLGVNRDYAAFAVPLGASIKMDGCGAIYPALASLFVAQYFGLELSASQYFIILLASVLGSFGTAGVPGTAVVMATVVLSSAGLPLEGLGYLLAIDRILDMMRTLTNVTGQMLVPVLVAREEGLLDMAVYDRASSNVGLEEAP from the coding sequence ATGAAGCTGGTGTCCTGGTGGTTCCGCATTCCGTTCTGGCAGCGCGTGCTGGGCGGTTTCGTGCTCGGCGCGCTGGCAGGCTGGGGAATGGGCGAAGCGGCGGGGCCCTGGCTGCAGCCGCTGGGCACGCTGTACGTCAACCTCATCCGGATGATCGCCACGCCGCTGGTGTTCTTCGCGGTCATCCATGCGGTGTCGGCGCTGCACGGGCAGAAGAGCGTGGCGGCGCTGGGCGGCAAGACGTTCCTGTGGTTCGCCGTCACCGCGGCGCTGGCGGTGGGCGTGGGACTGGGCACCGCCGCCCTGCTCCGCCCGGGGCTCGGCGTGGGCACGCTCTTCATGGCCGAGGGCTACAAGCCGCGCGAGGTACCGGGGCCGGTGCAGGTGCTGCTGGGCGTGGTACCGACCAATCCCTTCGCCGCCTTGGCGGAGGGGAAGATCCTCCAGGTCATCTTCTTCGCCGGCCTGCTGGGCTTCGCGCTGGTCAAGCTGGGCGAGAAGACGGCGAGGCTGCGCGCGCTGGTGGGCGAGGCCAGCGAGGCGATGATCCAGGTCACCCGCTTCGTGCTGGAGCTGACCCCGCTCGGGACCTTCGGGCTCATCGCCGCCCTGGTGGGCACCTACGGCTTCGAGCGCCTGCTACCGCTGGGCCGGTTCGTGCTCGCGTTGTACGTGGCCTGCGCGCTGCACCTCGTGTTCGTCTACGGGGGCCTGCTGCTGGCGCACGGGCTCAATCCGCTGCGCTTCTTCCGGGGCGCGGCGCCCGGGATGCAGGTGGCCTTCGTCAGCTCGTCCAGCTTCGCGTCCATGCCCGTGGCCCTGCGCAGCGTCACGCACAACCTCGGGGTGAACCGCGACTACGCGGCCTTCGCGGTGCCGCTGGGCGCCAGCATCAAGATGGACGGCTGCGGCGCCATCTACCCGGCCCTCGCCTCCCTCTTCGTCGCGCAGTACTTCGGCCTGGAGCTGTCGGCGTCGCAGTACTTCATCATCCTGCTGGCCTCGGTGCTCGGCAGCTTCGGCACCGCGGGCGTGCCGGGGACGGCGGTGGTGATGGCCACGGTGGTGCTCAGCTCCGCCGGGCTGCCCCTGGAGGGGCTGGGCTACCTGCTCGCCATCGATCGCATCCTGGACATGATGCGCACCCTGACCAATGTCACCGGCCAGATGCTGGTACCGGTCCTGGTGGCCAGGGAGGAAGGGTTGCTCGACATGGCCGTGTACGACCGGGCCTCCAGCAATGTCGGGTTGGAGGAGGCGCCCTAG